GATAGCAATCTCCATAGCCTGCTCCTGGAACAAGGGAACACCTAATGTCCTTCCTAAAATATCCTCCAGTTCTTTGGAAGGGTATACGATCGGCTCTTCACCATTACGGCGCCGCAAATAAGGGTGCACCATATCCCCCTGGATCGGGCCAGGCCTTACAATAGCCACTTCAATAACCAGGTCGTAAAAACATTGGGGGCGAAGGCGGGGCAGCATGGACATCTGTGCACGGCTTTCGATCTGGAAAACACCGATGGTATCGGCATGGCTGATCATCTCATATACTGCCGGATCATCCTGCGGTATATTTGCCAAAGTAAGATCAAGACCGTAATGTTCTTTTGCAAGGTCAAACGCCTTTCGGATACAGGTCAGCATGCCCAACGCCAGCACATCCACTTTCAAAAAGCCTAATGCTTCGATATCATCTTTATTCCATTCAATGCATGTACGGTTTTCCATGCGGGCGTTCAGGATCGGGCACAGATCAGAAAGGCGGCCACGTGTAATGACAAAACCACCAGTGTGCTGGCCAAGCTGGCGAGGAAAGCCCACATATTGCTCGGTAAGCTGCAATACTTTGATCAGATGCGGATCTTTAGGATTGAACCCATGCTCCGAAATGCGCTTGCCCTCAAACCAATCCTCGGTAAATTCATACATAGATTTGGAAAGCAGGCCGATAGCATCTACCGACAGGCCCATTGCTTTACCCACGTCGCGCACTGCCCCTTTATGGTGCAATTGTGTCACAGTAGCAACGATCGCCGCGCGCTCACGTCCGTATTTATTGAAGATATATTGCATTACCTCTTCTCTTCGCTCGTGTTCAAAATCCACATCAATATCCGGTGGCTCGTCACGGGCATCGGACATAAAGCGGGCAAACAGAAGTTTAAATTTAGAGGGGTTTACGGAGGTGATACCCAGGCAGTAGCACACCACCGAGTTAGCGGCCGAGCCTCTTCCCTGGCATAGTATGTTCTGGCTTCTGGCGAAACTGACGAAGTCATAAACAGTAAGAAAGTAGGAGGCATAATTCTTACGCTCCATAAAAGCCAGTTCTTCTCTGATCAGATTATCTATTTTCTTTGGTATGTCGCCACTGAACTTTTCCTTGGCACCCAACCATGTCAAATGTTCCAGCTCCTGCTGCGGTGTACGGCCTTCACTTGTAATCTCTTCGGGGTAAACATATTCCAGCGTGTCCAGGGAGAACTTACAGGAATCAGCAATTTTCCGGGAACGTGCCAGTGCATCCGGATATTGGCGGAACAGCCTGATCATTTCGGTAATGGGTTTCAAATAGCGTTCCGCATTTTGATGCAACCTGAACCCGGCGGTATAGATCGTACATTTCTCCCTCACGCAGGTTACAATATCCTGTAACTGTCTTCTCTCCGGATGATGATAATAAACATCATTGGTGGCGACTAGTAAGGTACCGGTGCGCTCTGCTATCTCCGATAACCGGTGGAGCCTTTTGGCATCGTTGCCGTGATAGTAGCGGCTCGCCGCCAAATACAAACTGTCCCCCAAATGGTTCCTGTATTCTGTGATTTTCGATTCAAAATCCGGTTCAAATTCAAATTGGGAATTGAGGTCCTCGGGTGGAATGGCAATAAAAATAATTCCTGCGGCGTGTGCGTATACATCGGAGCGGTAAAGCTCGCACTTACCCTTCTCAGTCCGTAAATTCCCTAGCGAGAGTAAAGCCGAAAGTCTGGCATAAGCATCTCTTGACGTCGGGTATGCCAGTAAACTTGGCCCATCCTGAAGATCCAGCCTGCATGCCGGAATAATTCGGATACCTTTGGCTTTGGCCGCCGCATGCGCCCTGACAATACCGGCAAGTGTATTATGGTCGGTGATGGCAATTTCTTTGTAGCCCAGATCAAAAGCCTGGACTACCAGCTCCTCGGGATGTGAAGCGCCGCGCAGAAAGCTAAAATTGCTTGTTACCTGTAATTCGGTGTACATCTTTTCTAACATTTAAGCGTTCATGCGAAAAAACCATGGACAAACCATTCCGGGTTGGATTCTTCATTATAATGTCCTAACCTGAATATCCAAAAGCGAGCACCTGTTTCGTCTTCCAAAATGTAATAGTCGCGGAGAAGCCCCTCAGAAATCCACCATTCCTGCTCGATCCGTTCCGGGCCGTCGGCTTTTCGTACTTTATGGATTTGTCCTTTATAGCGAAAAAGCATTGGAGGATAGTCGGGCATGGGAACAGTCACCTCCACTCGTTCGGGGTTGCGCAGTAAATGTATCGGTCTGGGCCGATTCGTACGCCAGGGAATTGCCGGCTCTTCTCTGAGTGACGAAGCTTCCGCGATGGAGCGTTCTGGCCAGTAGTGTTCGGAGGGCAGGTACCGGTGTATAATATCAGTACCGGCACGACCTGCCAGACGGTCTAGCAATTCCGCAATTGCCGCCCATTTGTTTTGACCTGCTATATTCCAAATTGTTTCCTGCTGCTCAGTCATATCCTCCACAACCGGTGCTTCCAGCAAGAAAAGTTCGATGCCTAACGCCGGTTCGATCGTTGCTATTTTAAGCTCAAAAAGCCGGAACAGGTGATGGGTACTGCAGGAAGGACTACTGGTACCGATCTCAATTTGACGCATTTCTCCGTCGACCCTGTAACATTTAAGAGAGGCTTGCCTGAGTCCCTTCCCTTCTTTGGCAAGACGTGTGCAAAGCTGCTCGAGCAATCTTTTCAAAGCTAATTCAATGCCTGTTGCAGTAAGAATTGGCTCTAAAGAAGGTAGGCGCTCCTGGTAGGGCTGCAGTGGCTGAATGGGTTCAAGGTTTTCATGAACATAACCCAGCGCCTGACCTAAACGATCCAATAAAGACTGACCGAAGCGCCTTCTGAGTACCGAGCGGGGAATATGGATGAAGCCCTTGATCTGGTAAAAACCCAGTTTCTGCATTTTTTCAAGAATGACCGCCTCGATCCGTAAAGCTGCCGGAGGAAATACCTGCATGGCATTGACCTGGTCTCCCGGGCTTATTATAGTATCGGTTAACGCATACCTTGAGGCAGCCCAGGCGGCCCCAATAGTATCTGCCATGGCCGCACGCACATCATATCCAAACCCTCGCAAACGGGTAACAATATCTTTTAGATATGCTACTTCCCCACCCCACAAATGACAGCACCCGCTGGCATCCAGAAGCAGGCCGTCGGGTAAGTCCATAGCCGCAATCGGTGTATAGCGAAGCGCCCATTCGGCAAGATTGTATAATAGTTTTCCGGCAAGTTCAGCGTCATCATCGATAATCTGCAGACCAGGTAAAACCGCTCTGGCGTCTGCGACTACCATCCCCTTGTCGATTCCGCTGGTTTTCGCTGCTATACTTGCTGCTCTCACCACCATCCTCCCCCGCTCCGGAGAGGCCAGAACAAAGGGCACGTCAGCCAGTTCCGGCCGAAGCAGTATCAGCTGGTCGGTGGTCAGATGCCGGAACCATATCGCTACATACCGTTTCATGGCTACACAGCGCGAAGTATTTGCCGCTTCCCTACTCTTTTGATAACAGGCCGGGTAATGGGTGTAAAGCGGCCATTGCTCCATTCCAATTGCCAACTCCCAGGCTCTCCGTTTCGGACCTTGACGATTTGCACATTCCACCGTGCAAATCCTACTCCCGGCAGACCGGTGTCCAATTGGCTGGGAATGGGGCTTATTTGCCAGCGGCAAACCGAAGCAACAGGATTATTCAGGCGTGGGTTGACCCGGTGCAATAAACCGGTTACCTTACTCTGTTCTACAGCCAGTTGCAGTCGCCGCGAACCCGTCAGGCTAATCTCTTTTATTTCACCAATAACGGCAGCCAATGCTTCACATTTAAGCCCTTCCTCAATCATCCATAAGAGATCACGTTCCTTTTTTACGTCAACAAATATGACTCTTTCAGGCGCGGCACCAAAAAAGTGAAGGGCCAACGGAAACACTGATCTTCTCGTACCGATCCACAGACATATACCATCTTCTTTCATCAGACGGCCTGCCAGCGCCGCCATAAAGCCAGATGTTGCCGCAGATTCCTCTGTGGCACTACTTATAAATTCATGAATAGCACCTATTGGGAAAACACCATTAGGGAATGCCGCCTCGACAGGCCCTAAGCCAAAATCGCTGTGCTGACCCAAGGAAGGCGTCCGGAAACCTTGCAGCGATAATATTTCGCTTCGCAGTCTGGCAATCAGCTCACTTTTTCTCATTGCAGTTTCCATATCACAATTTCAATCTTAACATTGATATTTATAGTAACAAAGTTATGATCTCAAAAGTAACATTAACCACTCCAACTACAAAACTTTTTTTACTGTATTCCGCCGTCAACATCCATCAATAACCAAAATCCCTCTTTATCCCCAGTTTCTTCATTTTTGAGCCAAGGGTGGATGGCGGTATGTCCAATATTTCTGCTGCCCCCTGGGACCCGCGGATACGACCATTGCATTTCTTTAGTACGGCAATGATGTGGTCGCGTTCGTTCTCGAAGATTGTTTTGAGACGGGCTTCCTCCGATTTACCGGAAACTTTCGCGACAGAATTCGTGGGTAGTATGATCTGGTCAATCAATGTTCCCTTTGCAAGAAGTACGCTGCGTTCGATCACGTTTTCAAGCTCGCGTATATTTCCCGGCCAATCGTACAAAGCCAATGCCCGCAGGCCTTTTTCGGAGACGCCTGTTATCTTTTTCCCGGTCTTTCTTCCATAGTATTGCAAAAAATGATCCACCAGCAGAGGAATGTCCTCCTTGCGATCGCTGAGGGAGGGCATCTGGATCGGAAACACATTCAGGCGATAATACAAATCCAGGCGAAAGCGCCCTTCCGCCACTTCTTTTTCCAGGTTCCGGTTGGTGGCCGCTATGATCCTGATATCGACCTTGACAGGCGCTTTTCCACCGAGCCGCTCAATTTCTTTTTGCTGTAAAACACGCAGGAGTTTTACCTGGGTTTCCAAGGGCATATCCCCTATTTCGTCCAGAAAAATAGTACCATTATTGGCCTGCTCAAACCTTCCGGTCCTCTTTTCGAAAGCACCGGTGAAGGCTCCTTTCTCATGCCCGAACAATTCCGATTCGATCAGGTTTGTTGGTAATGCGGCGCAATTCACTTTGATCAGTGGTTGTGTTTTCCGCATTGAAAGCGCGTGAATGGTATCCGCAACCCGTTCTTTTCCCGTGCCGCTTTCGCCGGTAATCAGCACGGAGGTATCCACTGGGGCAACCTGCGAAATGAGGTCAAAAACATTGAGCAGTAAATGACTCTGCCCAATGATGCCTTCAAAAGTATTTACTTGATTATTAGTAGAATAAGTCGTCGGAGAAACATTGCGATCTTGCTCAAACGCAGCGGGTTTCTCTGATTTAACCAAATGCTGCAAAGTCTGTGAAAGAAGTGGCATCATACGGTAACATAGCGCCTTGTGCTCTTCATTATACGCATCCGGGCGGCGACTATAAAAAGCCAGAAAAGGCAAACCATGCACTTGATGCACTGTTTGAAGCGGAAAACCGAGATACGAATTCATTCCGAAAGTCGTCGCTATCAACTTTCTCACAGACGGTTCAGCTGCCAGTTTTTTAAAAGCTGCGCCGGTATGAATTTCCACGTCCACAGCGGGGGTCATTTTGCTTTGCAGGGTATTAAATTCTTCCAATTTCAGATTGGATACAACACGCAGCCCTTGTGCATCTATAACCTGATATTCGTTAAATCCAATCCTTAGAAAGTGAAGCACATGTGTCACATGTGGGAGCTCGCCCACATACCCGACCGCCATCATGTCGAAAGGAAAAAGAGGTTGCAAAACCTGTGCAATTTTCAGTAATGTTTGTTCCCTGGCTAGTTTTTCCTGCGTAATGGCGGTGAGCTGTTTTTGAAAAATCGCTTCCTTCCGCAATTTGGCTTCCAATCCATTTTCATGATGATATTCAGCGATTTGCAATGCTACCAGCAGATCCTTTTCCCTGAAAGGCTTGACCAGAAACCCATTGGGATGCGTAGCTTTGGCCGCATTCAAGATCTCTTCATTGGAATTAGCAGAAAGGTAAATGAAGGGAATATTCGCTTCCCGCAATTGCTCCGCCAGCTCAATGCCAGTCCGTGTTCCGGTGAGAAAAATGTCCAGAAGTACCAATGCCGGCGCTTCTTTCGCAACCTGCTCCTCCGCTTGCTCTACCGACCTGGCGATACCGGAAACCTCGTATCCCGCGCGTTCCAGCATGATGCGAAGGTGGTTGGCTTCAATAAACTGGTCTTCAACGATGAGTATCTTTTTCTTCATTTTGATATAAAAATTCAATCGTAATCGTAACACCGTCCTGGTTTTTGACACTCAATGTGCCCCCGATATCGTCGCAAAGACCTTGAATCAATGTCATCCCAAACGAGCCGGCACGTTTGATGTCAAAATCCGGCCGTAACCCTATCCCGTTATCCGCAATGATAAGCTGAAAGTAGTCGGTTCCAATTGGTTTGAAAGCAATGAAAATAGTGCCTTCTCTGTCTCCTTTAAAAGCATATTTCATAGCATTGGTGATCGCCTCGTTCAGTATCAACCCCAATGGAATGGAATGGCTGATATTCATTTCAATACGTTCAATTTCAAGCTGGAAATGAATCTGCTGATTGGTATCAAAACTATCTTTCAGGTATTGCACCATTTCATAAATGTAGGCGGATATGTCTATCGACGAGAGATTTTCGGTCTGATACAACTTCTGGTGAATCATCGACATGGACTGGATCCGGTGCTGGCTGTCGGCGATGGCTGTTTTTGCCTCCTCCGTTTTCAAGTATTCCGACTGGCTGTCGAGCAGGCCCGCTACCATATGCAGGTTGTTTTTGACCCGATGGTGAATTTCCTTGATCAGCCATTCTTTTTCATTGACCAAATGTTCCAAAGAGATGTTCTTTCGGTTAATCTCGTCCTGTTTGACAGTAATATTCCTGTTACTTTTTTGCATTAGCCGGTAACCTGCAATTAAAAGCGCAATAATGACCAGTAACAGCCCAATGCTCACGTAAGTGATATTTTGAATAAGGCCCGCCTGGCGGAGCATGCCTGACTGCAGCCCGGATTGTTTGGTCAGAAACTGTATGCTGTCATTCTTTTTCTCGACGTCATAAAGTATTTCCAACTGGCTCATCTGCCGGGCTTTGCTTTCCCTGAAAACTGAATCTTTCAGCAAGCTGTATTTCTGGTAGTTTTCTAATGCGCCCGAGTAGTTTCCTCTGATAGAATCCAGTCGGGCACTATAGAGATAGTTCTGATAAAGATATATTCTGAAATTTGCCTTTCTGGCTAGCTCATTGCTCTTTTTCAAATTCATTTCAAGTTTTTTGTAATTCTTGTCCTCAAAATAAAACAGGATCAGACAATTGTACGCGTACCGAAGATTGATATTTGAAAGGGTTGATTTGGACGTAATTTCTTCGACAATGTTACTATATTTCCGTCCCAGCGATAGATTTAATTTTCCATAAATGATCAGATATTGTCCATAGACTAAAACCTTGCTGTTATCTGTTTTCAATGGATATTTCTTGACACTTTCATTTAACATCGATAATGCGTGATCGAAATCTCCAAGACGCTGCATACAAACAGCGAGGTTTACCGCAATGATGTGGACTGACTCTGCATCCTTCAAACGAAGTGCTAAAACAAGCGCCTTGGTTTGATATTCACGCTGCTTATCAAATCTATTGAGCGCATTGTACGCATTTCCTAGCCGGTTGTAGATCGTACACAACTGCATACTGCTTGTGTCACCAAGCATTTTGGCGGTACGTTCTGCCAGCAAACCGTGTTCGATCGCTTGGTCTACAGACCCTATTTCCAAGTAAATACGCCCCAGAAGATCATAAACACCCATGAGGTTCTTGTACCCGGCTGCCTTGAAAAAGGCGAGCGACTGTCTAAGCGCTGAAAGAGCCTTAGCCGTTGATCCTTGGGTTACATACAAGTCACCGAGCTGCATATAAATATGTCCCTGCTTCTCTTTGTTGCCGGCTTTCCCAAAAGCTTCTGATGACTTTTCAACCAGTGCGATCCGCTGGCCTATCTCCTCTGCATTAGTGGAGTAATAGCCCGACATGGTATAATAAGCCTCTCCTAATTGGAAGTATTCATTGTATTTTGTCAAAATCGCGATTGCTTTCAACGCAGCCTTTCTGCCGTTTTCTCTTTCGTTCTTTTGAGGTAATATGCGCGAAAGCAGCAGTTCGCTGATCCCTTCTCCTTTGTGATAGTCCAGCGAAATGCTCAGTTTTTTTGCTTCCAATGTGTAGGACAAAGCCTTTTCAATGTCACTGGGCTGCCTGTTGAGCCGATAATAATATTGATCGCTCAGCTTTAAAAGCAGTTGTACTTTGCCAGTGTCCGGAGTGCTTCTTCTCAGCGCTAACACGAGCGGTTTGGTATCCTTTGCGGTAAAGGGGCCTGGATCCTGGCCGGTGCCGGGCAGGGATATTGATAAAAAACATAGGAGAAGCAGATTTTTGAGCATAGAAGTGAATGGTACTGACTGACGTCGCAGGTAAAAGGATTTTTAGTTCGTATATACCCAACTGTATTTCGTCGGAAACTTCGTTCAGAAACGATATATCGTTGGATAAGCCCGCTCAATATTAATTAATTAGTTGTATTTGAACAACTTACCATTCAGGCATTCTTTTGGCTCTGCTACCGCAAACGAAACAGCCAAAATGAAAAGCAATCCTTCTAAAACTATCCTTTTTATTACTGGCGCCTTTGTCAGTAACAGTTGTTGGGACGAATGGAAATTGTACTTTGAGAACAAAGGTTACCAAACTTTTGCGCCTCCCTGGCCCCACAAAGATGCACCTGCCGAAGAGCTGCGCAACCGGCAACCGGATCCGGCCATCGCCTCCATGACATTGGCAACATTGATCGAACATTATGCAGAGATCGCTGCCAATCTACCCGAGAAACCCATTATCATCGGACATTCCATCGGAGGACTGATTACACAATTACTCTTGCAGCGTGATCTCGGAGCAGTGGGAATCGCTATCCATTCCGTTCCGCCACAAGGGATTATGACATTCAAATTGTCATTCCTGATAGCAGGCTGGGGACCGCTTGGTTTTTTTACGCCTGTCGGCAAATCTTTTATGATATCGTTCAGGCAATGGCAGTATGCTTTTACGAACGGGCTGCCGCTGGAAGTTCAAAAACAAGGGTACTACGACCTGGCGATCCCTGAATCCAAACAGATCGTAAGGGACACGATCACAAAAGTGGCTCACGTTGACTTTGAAAAACCGCACGCCCCGCTCCTGCTCATTTCCGGTACTGAGGACCACACGATTCCTGCTTCCCTTAATTTTTCCAATTATCGTAAATACAGAAGCAGCGGCTCGGTCACAGATTTCAAAAAATTCCCCGGCCGCACGCATTATGTGCTCGGGCAAGCAGGTTGGGAGGAAATTGCCGAATACATTCAAAACTGGCTTGGAAAACATAGCTGACCAACATTTTAGTCTTTACTCACCGCAAATCTTCACTTAAAACTTTACACGTTATGAAATCACTATTCCTTTTGAACCGTACGTTTTCACAAAGCTGGAATCGTCTGTTTTACATTTCGGCCCTACTGATCACATTAGTTGCCTGTGACACCAAAAAAGGTGACCAGGCCAGCGCACCGGAAAAGGCGGACAGCACAGCCGCATCCGTTGCGGTACCACCCGCCGACCCGCCTGCGAACTTTAAGCACGAAACTGCCACCGTCAATGGTATTAAAATCCATTACGTTATTGGAGGCAAAGGCGAGCCATTACTACTTGTTCACGGTTTTGGACAAAACTGGTTTATGTGGAACCGGCTGCTGCCTGAGCTCTCGAAACATTTCACGGTCATAGCGCCTGATTTGCGCGGTGTGGGAGAATCGGACAAACCTGAAACTGGCTATGATAAAAAAACGATGGCCACCGATTTGCATGAATTGATGAAGAAGCTCGGCTATTCAAACATTAACCTTGCCGGCCACGACATTGGATTAATGGTAGCGTATGCCTACGCAGCTCAATTCCCAACAGATGTCAAAAAGATCGCTTTGATGGATGCATTGCTTCCTGGTATTGAGCCGGTATGGAGCCAGGTTTCGGCCGGAGCTTGGTGGTTTGGCTTCTTTGGCTGGCCGGCTTCGGGAAGCATTGTGGCAGGCAGAGAAAGGGAGTTTCTCACTAACTTCTGGCCGATGGTGGGGCATGTGAAAGATCCATTTACCAAACAGGAAACGGATGAGTTTATACGTGCTTATGCCGTTTCGGGTGGGACTACCGGCGCATTCCATTGGTTTGGTGCATTTCCGCAGGATGGAAAAGACAATGTAGAATTGGCCAAACATAAGCTTCCGATGCCGCTTCTGGCCCTGGGCGGCGAATATTTCGCAGCAGCTTTCCTGAAAGATCACTCCAAACTGGTCGCTACTCATGTTACCGAGGCTAAAATCCCGGGATCCGGGCATTGGGTGGTGCAGGAAAACACCGCGGCCGTTCAAAAGGCATTGATGGATTTCTTCATGGCAGACAGTACAAAAGCCCAATAAGCATTACTATGAAAACGATACTTATTGCAATACTCGCATTGACGAGCATGACTTTGCATGCCCAAAAGAATGCCGACCTGATCGTTACCAACGGAAAGATCGCAACGATGATAAAAGCCGGGGAGTTTGTACAGGCGGTGGCCGTTAAAGATGGGATCATACTTGCCACCGGCGATTCCAAAAGCATATTATCGGCCTATCAGAATGTAAAAACGAACATCATTGATGCCGGGGGCAAAACCATCGTGCCCGGCATCAACGACAGCCATATCCACATCATCCGTGAAGGCCTGCATTACAATGCAGAACTTCGCTGGGACGGCGTGAAAACCCTCGCAAGAGCGATGCAAATGCTAAAAGAGCAGGCAGCAAGGACTCCGCCCGGCGTGTGGGTGAAGGTCGTAGGTGGCTGGAATGAATTTCAGTTTGAGGAAAAACGGCAGCCTACATTGGCGGAGATCAACGCAGCGGTTCCCGATAAGCCGGTCTTTATTACCTACCTGTACGGTAAAGCATTTTTGAATAAAAAGGGAATTGAAACGCTGGGTTATGACAGCAAAACCCATTATGAAGGGAGCCTGGTGGAGCTCGACGGTGAGGGCAACCCAACAGGCATGTTGTATGCCAAAGAAACCCCGAAAGCCATTTACACAACGTTGGGGCTGACTACCAAACTTTCGCATGAAGAAAGGCTGAACAGCACGCTGCAGTACTACCGCGAACTGAACCGATTTGGCATCACCAGCGCGGGAGACGCGGCCGGTGGCGGGCAGAATTTCCCTGCCGACTATGCGGTAGCCCTGGAACTCGCCAAGAATGGTAAGCTAAATATCCGGACGTCCTATTTCCTGTTTGCCCAACAAAAAGGAAAGGAATTGCAGGATTACCAAAATTGGGTAAAAACAGCCTTCCCGAATAAAAATGACCATATGTTGATGCCGAATGGTTATTCCACGGAAGGCGCCGGTGAAAACCTGGTAGCTACGGCGGCCGATTTTGAAAATTTTCTGGAACCAAGGACTATCCTGTCGGATAGTATGGAAGGTGATTTGGAACCTGTGATCCGTTTGCTGGTGCAAAACCACTGGCCGTTCAGATTGCACGCGACCTATGGCGAATCCATTGAAAGGATGCTGGCGATTTTTGAAAAAGTGAATAAGGAAATTCCTTTTGACGGGCTACGCTGGTTTTTTGATCATGCCGAAACCATTACCGACAGCCAGTTGGCACGAGTAAAGCAACTAGGCGGCGGGATTGCAGTACAATTCCGAATGTATTACCAGGGAGAGCTGTACAACAAGCTTTACGGCCAGCCAGACAAACAATTGCCTCCAATCAAGAAAATGCTGGCAATGGGAATCCCGGTCGGAATGGGCACGGATGCAACGCGAATTTCTACATTCAATCCCTGGATGGCGTTTCATTGGCTTTTAACCGGCAAGACCATTGGCGGCATGCAGTTTTGGCCCAAAGATCAGGTGCTCGACCGTTTCACAGCCATGCATATATACACCTCCGGCAGCGCCTGGTTTACAGGCGAAGATACATTGAAAGGTAAGCTTGCAAAAGGCATGTACGCGGATTTCACGGTACTATCGAAGGATTACTTCAAGGTCTCGACCGATGAAGTCAGAAGCATTGAATCACTGCTCACCATTGTAAACGGCAAAGTAGTGTACGCCGCTGGCCCTTATAAAAAGCTCGATCCTGAGATTCCGGCAGTGATTCCGGAATGGTCGCCTGTGAAATTTTACGGAGGTTATCAGAGTAAAAACTAAGCGGGTACCAGCACCATTCACAAGACAAAAAATATCATCATGATCATTCTGAAAAGGATTTCCCATATCATTTTGCTAACCGGGTTTGTGCTTTTTTTCGCGCCCCATTTCGCTTTCGCGCAACTG
The genomic region above belongs to Dyadobacter pollutisoli and contains:
- a CDS encoding alpha/beta hydrolase produces the protein MNNLPFRHSFGSATANETAKMKSNPSKTILFITGAFVSNSCWDEWKLYFENKGYQTFAPPWPHKDAPAEELRNRQPDPAIASMTLATLIEHYAEIAANLPEKPIIIGHSIGGLITQLLLQRDLGAVGIAIHSVPPQGIMTFKLSFLIAGWGPLGFFTPVGKSFMISFRQWQYAFTNGLPLEVQKQGYYDLAIPESKQIVRDTITKVAHVDFEKPHAPLLLISGTEDHTIPASLNFSNYRKYRSSGSVTDFKKFPGRTHYVLGQAGWEEIAEYIQNWLGKHS
- a CDS encoding alpha/beta fold hydrolase, with the translated sequence MKSLFLLNRTFSQSWNRLFYISALLITLVACDTKKGDQASAPEKADSTAASVAVPPADPPANFKHETATVNGIKIHYVIGGKGEPLLLVHGFGQNWFMWNRLLPELSKHFTVIAPDLRGVGESDKPETGYDKKTMATDLHELMKKLGYSNINLAGHDIGLMVAYAYAAQFPTDVKKIALMDALLPGIEPVWSQVSAGAWWFGFFGWPASGSIVAGREREFLTNFWPMVGHVKDPFTKQETDEFIRAYAVSGGTTGAFHWFGAFPQDGKDNVELAKHKLPMPLLALGGEYFAAAFLKDHSKLVATHVTEAKIPGSGHWVVQENTAAVQKALMDFFMADSTKAQ
- a CDS encoding amidohydrolase → MKTILIAILALTSMTLHAQKNADLIVTNGKIATMIKAGEFVQAVAVKDGIILATGDSKSILSAYQNVKTNIIDAGGKTIVPGINDSHIHIIREGLHYNAELRWDGVKTLARAMQMLKEQAARTPPGVWVKVVGGWNEFQFEEKRQPTLAEINAAVPDKPVFITYLYGKAFLNKKGIETLGYDSKTHYEGSLVELDGEGNPTGMLYAKETPKAIYTTLGLTTKLSHEERLNSTLQYYRELNRFGITSAGDAAGGGQNFPADYAVALELAKNGKLNIRTSYFLFAQQKGKELQDYQNWVKTAFPNKNDHMLMPNGYSTEGAGENLVATAADFENFLEPRTILSDSMEGDLEPVIRLLVQNHWPFRLHATYGESIERMLAIFEKVNKEIPFDGLRWFFDHAETITDSQLARVKQLGGGIAVQFRMYYQGELYNKLYGQPDKQLPPIKKMLAMGIPVGMGTDATRISTFNPWMAFHWLLTGKTIGGMQFWPKDQVLDRFTAMHIYTSGSAWFTGEDTLKGKLAKGMYADFTVLSKDYFKVSTDEVRSIESLLTIVNGKVVYAAGPYKKLDPEIPAVIPEWSPVKFYGGYQSKN